A genomic stretch from Bordetella sp. N includes:
- a CDS encoding Bug family tripartite tricarboxylate transporter substrate binding protein — protein MDRRQLLHAALAAALVPTVARAQSADWPKSPIKLVVPFPPGGGTDTVSRLVAEKLTVLDKWQVIVDNRPGAAGNIGLDLVAKARPDGYTLAMAQTSNMAINPALYASMPFDPLKDLTPIVEVCAQPVVLVVRNESPFKSLGDLVQAAKREPGKYTVAQAGLGTVGHLAGEMLVRAAGIDMMQVPYKGAGPAMTDLLGGQVDTYFGSAASVMPQLQAKKIRSLGVTSTRRLPGLPDVPTVAEQGYPDFEATTWLGLVGPAGLPASVVAAVNTAVNAVVARQEVQDRLLAEGNQPLGGTAQAFAQVIQREHAKWGKLIRDAKIKVE, from the coding sequence ATGGATCGACGTCAGCTTCTACACGCCGCGCTAGCGGCCGCGCTCGTCCCGACGGTGGCACGGGCGCAGTCCGCCGATTGGCCTAAATCCCCCATCAAGCTTGTCGTGCCTTTTCCGCCGGGTGGCGGCACCGATACGGTGTCGCGTCTGGTCGCGGAGAAGCTGACCGTGCTGGACAAATGGCAGGTCATCGTCGACAACCGGCCAGGCGCGGCGGGCAATATCGGGCTGGACCTGGTAGCCAAGGCGCGCCCTGACGGATACACGTTGGCCATGGCGCAGACGTCGAATATGGCGATCAACCCGGCCCTGTATGCCAGCATGCCCTTCGATCCCTTGAAGGATCTGACGCCCATCGTGGAAGTGTGCGCGCAGCCGGTGGTTTTAGTGGTGCGTAACGAATCGCCGTTCAAGAGTCTGGGGGATCTGGTCCAGGCCGCCAAACGCGAGCCGGGCAAGTACACGGTGGCCCAGGCGGGCCTGGGCACGGTCGGCCATCTTGCCGGTGAAATGCTGGTGCGGGCGGCCGGCATCGACATGATGCAGGTGCCGTACAAGGGCGCGGGGCCGGCCATGACGGACCTGCTGGGCGGGCAGGTGGACACCTACTTCGGCAGCGCGGCGTCGGTGATGCCGCAGTTGCAGGCCAAAAAAATACGCAGCCTGGGCGTGACGTCCACCCGGCGTTTGCCGGGGCTGCCCGATGTGCCCACGGTGGCCGAGCAGGGCTACCCGGACTTCGAGGCCACGACCTGGCTGGGCCTGGTGGGTCCGGCCGGCCTGCCGGCGAGCGTGGTGGCGGCGGTGAATACCGCGGTCAATGCCGTGGTCGCGCGCCAGGAGGTGCAGGACCGCTTGCTGGCGGAAGGCAACCAGCCGCTAGGTGGCACCGCGCAGGCCTTTGCGCAGGTGATCCAGCGCGAGCATGCCAAGTGGGGCAAGCTGATACGCGACGCCAAGATCAAGGTCGAATGA
- a CDS encoding RraA family protein: protein MTTATSQPSWPAGYRINPRVAGPAADIVQGFQGLPAAAVGDAMSRNTGTLGLRQYHAKLDTTICGPAFTVRVRPGDNLMIHKALMMVEPGDVLVIDGGADVTQALVGGLMRTTCVARKIAGLVIDGAVRDLVEWAEDGMPIWARGHTHRGPTKDGPGEINVPISCAGLAVLPGDLIVADADGVVAIRADEAADILARTRAHLEKEAKIRETNRTGTADPERFDAVLRAKGLPV, encoded by the coding sequence ATGACGACGGCTACATCGCAACCTTCCTGGCCTGCCGGCTACCGCATCAATCCGCGCGTGGCCGGCCCGGCGGCCGATATCGTGCAAGGTTTCCAGGGCTTGCCGGCGGCCGCCGTCGGCGACGCCATGAGCCGCAACACCGGCACCTTGGGTCTGCGGCAATACCACGCCAAATTGGATACGACGATCTGCGGACCGGCCTTTACCGTGCGGGTCCGGCCTGGTGACAACCTGATGATCCACAAGGCCTTGATGATGGTGGAGCCCGGCGACGTACTGGTCATCGATGGCGGCGCCGATGTGACGCAGGCCTTGGTTGGCGGCCTGATGCGCACCACCTGCGTGGCGCGCAAGATCGCGGGCCTGGTCATCGATGGCGCGGTGCGGGACCTGGTCGAATGGGCCGAGGATGGCATGCCCATCTGGGCACGGGGCCATACGCATCGGGGCCCGACCAAGGACGGCCCGGGCGAGATCAACGTGCCGATCAGCTGCGCGGGGCTGGCGGTGCTGCCGGGCGATCTGATCGTCGCCGATGCCGATGGCGTGGTTGCCATCCGGGCTGACGAAGCAGCCGACATCCTGGCGCGCACCCGCGCGCATCTGGAAAAAGAAGCGAAGATCCGCGAAACCAATCGAACCGGCACCGCGGACCCCGAACGCTTCGACGCGGTATTGCGGGCCAAGGGCCTGCCCGTATAG
- a CDS encoding hydroxyacid dehydrogenase yields MTHTVFVTAPKLAQAGVDLLQAAGARVIYLPDADDVQAVRAIMASEPVDAVISRTVALDAQAIAACPTLKVVSKHGVGVSNIDVAACTERGIPVYMTPGANAQSVAEMTLGLLFAAARRINWMDGELRAGRWSRAQDGLELQGRALGLVGFGQIGQRVARVCQALGMRVHAYDPALRGGASPVPEVKVWDTLDEMLPHCNVLSLHVPLNAHTRNLLDGARLARLPKGAILLNTARGEVVDEAALIASLQSGHLYAAGLDTMAVEPLPAGSPLTQLRNIVLTPHVGGSTPAALAGMAAGAARNVLGWLRGEPADPAACVNAAVLAQESRA; encoded by the coding sequence ATGACCCATACCGTTTTCGTCACCGCCCCCAAGCTCGCGCAAGCCGGCGTGGACCTGCTGCAAGCCGCGGGCGCGCGCGTGATCTACCTGCCTGATGCCGACGACGTCCAGGCCGTGCGCGCCATCATGGCCAGCGAGCCCGTGGATGCGGTCATTTCCCGCACCGTGGCGCTGGATGCCCAGGCCATCGCCGCCTGCCCGACCTTGAAGGTCGTGTCCAAGCACGGTGTCGGCGTGAGCAATATCGATGTGGCGGCCTGCACCGAGCGTGGCATTCCGGTTTATATGACACCGGGCGCCAATGCGCAGTCCGTCGCGGAAATGACCCTGGGCCTGCTGTTCGCCGCGGCGCGCCGCATCAACTGGATGGATGGCGAGCTGCGGGCCGGCCGCTGGTCGCGCGCGCAGGATGGCCTTGAGCTGCAGGGACGCGCGCTGGGCCTGGTGGGCTTCGGCCAGATCGGCCAAAGAGTGGCGCGGGTGTGCCAGGCCCTGGGCATGCGCGTGCATGCCTACGACCCCGCCTTGCGTGGAGGCGCCAGCCCGGTGCCCGAGGTCAAGGTATGGGACACCCTGGACGAGATGCTGCCGCACTGCAATGTGCTCAGCCTGCACGTGCCTTTGAACGCGCATACGCGTAATCTGCTGGATGGCGCGCGTCTGGCGCGTCTGCCCAAGGGCGCCATCCTGCTGAACACCGCGCGCGGCGAGGTGGTCGACGAGGCGGCGCTGATCGCGTCTTTGCAGAGCGGCCATCTTTATGCGGCCGGGCTCGACACCATGGCCGTCGAGCCGCTGCCGGCCGGCAGTCCGCTGACGCAACTGCGCAATATCGTCCTGACGCCGCACGTCGGTGGGTCGACGCCGGCTGCATTGGCGGGCATGGCGGCTGGCGCCGCGCGCAATGTGCTGGGCTGGTTGCGCGGCGAACCCGCCGATCCGGCCGCCTGCGTGAACGCCGCGGTGCTGGCGCAGGAGTCACGAGCATGA
- a CDS encoding amidohydrolase family protein: MSAPTDADGWPVSDCHIHINDPAYPYAADADLHPPPATVATYRPLRAALNIARVVVVQPSSYGLDNRCTLDAVRQFGQEGVDARAVVVIAADTDEAELNRLHQAGARGVRFNLLRPTPVSAQALTQVAHRIAALGWHLQLHASAATIATLEPALLDLPVPLVLDHMGRLPLEGWQTHPAMKTMATLLERDRAWVKLSGLELDGDVDAPAYRPQAVLARHLVDIAPDRMVWGSNWPHPATACRGEPMPDDTALLRWLDTVAPNALLRQAILWDNAARLYGFERRLPGLEQGGAAPHVITRDSHS; this comes from the coding sequence GTGTCTGCTCCTACCGATGCCGATGGCTGGCCCGTCAGCGACTGCCATATCCATATCAATGATCCGGCTTATCCCTACGCGGCGGACGCGGATCTGCATCCACCGCCCGCTACGGTGGCCACCTATCGCCCGCTGCGCGCGGCGCTGAATATCGCGCGTGTCGTGGTGGTGCAGCCGTCCAGCTACGGCCTGGACAACCGCTGCACCCTGGATGCCGTCCGCCAGTTCGGCCAGGAAGGCGTCGATGCCCGCGCGGTCGTGGTGATTGCCGCGGACACCGACGAGGCCGAGTTGAATCGCCTGCATCAGGCCGGCGCGCGCGGCGTGCGCTTCAATCTGCTGCGGCCCACGCCGGTGTCGGCGCAAGCACTGACCCAGGTCGCCCATCGCATCGCCGCATTGGGATGGCATCTTCAGCTGCATGCGAGCGCCGCCACCATCGCCACCCTGGAGCCGGCACTGCTGGACCTGCCCGTGCCACTGGTGCTGGATCATATGGGACGCCTGCCGCTCGAAGGTTGGCAGACGCATCCCGCCATGAAGACCATGGCCACGTTGCTGGAACGCGACCGCGCATGGGTCAAGCTGTCCGGCCTGGAGCTGGACGGTGACGTGGACGCGCCGGCCTACCGCCCGCAGGCCGTGCTGGCGCGCCATCTGGTCGATATCGCCCCGGACCGCATGGTGTGGGGCTCGAACTGGCCGCATCCCGCCACCGCCTGCCGCGGCGAACCCATGCCAGACGACACGGCGCTGCTGCGCTGGCTGGACACCGTGGCGCCCAACGCGCTGCTGCGCCAGGCCATCCTGTGGGACAACGCCGCCCGGCTCTATGGTTTCGAGCGCCGCCTGCCCGGACTGGAGCAGGGCGGCGCCGCCCCTCATGTCATCACCCGAGACTCGCACTCATGA
- a CDS encoding tripartite tricarboxylate transporter substrate binding protein, which produces MTSTPKALAGRLPTFTLAARALACAAALCLTNMANVAHAEERYPTRPITLVVPFAPGGNIDTTARIISAELGRQLGQSVVVENRAGAGGVIGATYVARAKPDGYTLLLGNSGPNAVANAVSKRVPYDGVTSFTPIAAITTNPSVLTVATKVPAADFKSFQQYAHGREQGVTVGIAGYGSYTHLVAALINDKGALKATIVPYKGTGPAATDLMGQQLDAMVDQITTAAPLVRDGRVKAVAQLGDKRSPLLPDVPTMAEQGHPELTAIIYTGLFGPAGMPADVTARLAQAMDKVRQDAGVRQRFQEVGADVSTLTAAQFPDYVRAEAQRWATAAQQAHVSVDD; this is translated from the coding sequence TTGACCTCAACGCCCAAGGCCCTGGCGGGCCGCCTGCCGACCTTCACCCTGGCCGCGCGTGCCCTGGCCTGCGCCGCCGCGCTGTGCCTGACCAATATGGCCAATGTGGCCCACGCGGAGGAGCGCTATCCGACGCGTCCCATCACCCTCGTCGTGCCCTTCGCGCCCGGTGGCAACATCGACACGACGGCCCGCATCATTTCCGCGGAGCTGGGCCGCCAGCTGGGCCAGTCCGTGGTGGTGGAGAACCGCGCCGGCGCGGGCGGCGTAATCGGCGCGACCTATGTGGCGCGCGCCAAGCCCGACGGCTACACCTTGCTGCTGGGCAATTCCGGCCCCAACGCGGTGGCCAACGCCGTCAGCAAGCGCGTGCCCTACGACGGCGTCACCAGCTTCACGCCGATTGCCGCCATCACTACCAACCCGTCGGTGCTGACGGTGGCGACCAAGGTCCCCGCGGCGGATTTCAAGTCTTTCCAGCAGTACGCGCACGGCCGCGAGCAAGGTGTCACCGTAGGCATCGCCGGCTATGGCTCGTACACGCACCTGGTGGCCGCGCTGATCAATGACAAGGGCGCACTGAAGGCGACCATCGTGCCGTACAAAGGCACCGGGCCCGCGGCGACGGACCTGATGGGGCAGCAGCTGGATGCCATGGTCGACCAGATCACCACGGCGGCGCCGCTGGTGCGCGACGGCCGCGTCAAGGCGGTCGCGCAGCTGGGTGACAAGCGCTCGCCGCTGTTGCCTGACGTGCCCACGATGGCGGAGCAGGGGCATCCCGAGCTGACCGCCATCATCTACACCGGCCTGTTCGGCCCCGCCGGCATGCCCGCCGACGTCACGGCCAGGCTGGCCCAGGCCATGGACAAGGTGCGCCAGGATGCGGGCGTGCGGCAGCGTTTCCAGGAGGTCGGCGCCGACGTGTCGACGCTGACCGCCGCGCAGTTCCCCGACTATGTGCGCGCCGAAGCGCAACGCTGGGCCACGGCCGCGCAGCAGGCCCACGTTTCGGTGGACGATTGA